A single region of the Malus sylvestris chromosome 8, drMalSylv7.2, whole genome shotgun sequence genome encodes:
- the LOC126632378 gene encoding GTP-binding nuclear protein Ran-3-like: MALPNQQTVDYPSFKLVIVGDGGTGKTTFVKRHLTGEFEKKYEPTIGVEVHPLDFFTNCGKIRFYCWDTAGQEKFGGLRDGYYIHGQCAIIMFDVTARLTYKNVPTWHRDLCRVCENIPIVLCGNKVDVKNRQVKAKQVTFHRKKNLQYYEISAKSNYNFEKPFLYLARKLAGDPNLHFVESPALAPPEVHIDLAAQQQHEAELAAAASQPLPDDDDEAFE; this comes from the exons ATG GCTTTGCCGAATCAGCAGACCGTGGATTACCCGAGCTTCAAGCTCGTCATCGTCGGCGATGGTGGAACGG GAAAGACAACCTTTGTGAAGAGACATCTTACTGGTGAATTTGAGAAGAAATATGAAC CAACTATTGGTGTGGAGGTTCATCCATTGGACTTTTTCACCAACTGTGGAAAAATTCGATTCTACTGCTGGGATACAGCCGGGCAAGAGAAGTTCGGAGGTCTTAGAGATGGATActa TATCCATGGGCAATGTGCTATTATCATGTTTGATGTTACTGCTCGGTTGACATACAAGAATGTTCCCACATGGCACAGGGATCTTTGCAG GGTCTGTGAAAACATACCGATTGTTCTTTGTGGAAACAAGGTTGATGTAAAGAACAGGCAGGTCAAGGCAAAGCAAGTTACTTTCCACAGGAAGAAGAATCTTCAGTACTATGAGATATCAGCTAAGAGCAATTATAACTTCGAGAAGCCTTTCTTGTACCTTGCCAGAAAGCTTGCAGG GGACCCTAACTTGCATTTTGTCGAATCCCCTGCCTTGGCTCCTCCAGAAGTGCACATTGATCTTGCTGCACAACAACA GCACGAGGCTGAGCTTGCTGCAGCTGCTAGTCAGCCCCTTcccgatgatgatgatgaagcatTCGAGTAG